One region of Kazachstania africana CBS 2517 chromosome 3, complete genome genomic DNA includes:
- the GCN1 gene encoding Gcn1p (similar to Saccharomyces cerevisiae GCN1 (YGL195W); ancestral locus Anc_8.155): MASNISWEELSPQMRVRCNDSLVSRRVPFLKDLQQLIISHSLEPQQLDEISSILLETHMIYFDSKSKGIVASIFENLLTVKPELLTQYTSYIMNLVSKNPGSKAIVGYMNLLEWVNNFLEISSRERAQFESNVCHLLQAHSYITASIELALNNQESSKPSIKERNQHRNRMRCSALQLTTKSLVKCFKNKENSVLYVNLLSKIISQEYTNLKLPSSGVILLMSAISQATSQLLPSQPALYNDLKTNYIDTYCEYIGKEVILGKTVPTAFCLEVFLAPFLKEYVDDELFRKHFLPSIEKANLRSSEIGFTICSEFFSAIDNTKVDLLEIFTSSKIMTQCFSTFKSSKDTTRNIGLTAILALLSSASKKSTDSNSLNLLVDEIFKNVKVNLNAEYKTLSAKILRKIPSSSKETSLKIVKGLSPYISKESNEVAISYMLDAFFKHYFSLESHDENVDKIIANGFKDKKAIIKRTWFSSFLHNYSFQKQECSSLFQEECLEFIKEALSGSQRNDHYVLLACLSYIDYVWSFGSAESYTNILDLVKSLPHDSTFGDAFVLTSLSTSLEMSDRLRAVDLLKECFIKEPGFIGNAVIGSLEKVINSNDNIALENIAIKFSTQVLNAISQSIDDVSILRKVLVEEILISQSKQFNLKNGWAGLVLCAGQDPSNIVEEYADKIIYKMVTVAQNAAQENSALYVCALKALAYVAFINPSVVSPILSESIKINLNSDELNKLTSQDFDIWKGDEGVLVVDILEKKSVNKLSDKNTKDYETLKWEQSIRKEQAKKNVKRYTKDEQEIINNQLAVESKVRNTINKLYNRLLQTIETINYLVDDALLVDNGSSFWFPIAVSKLLALAKEKNAPLLLKHRVSDAFLKLSKVSSDRLGAYRFFIGLATLRVHQISAIPENFIEEPLSDLLSRVLFRIKFVSQQTSLNSLTLTYLLPLLISVLEEGKKVAIKNSEKHVARTEFVEEDKEEEHLLLAMEILAAHAEVFEDPSIPRVPILGVLLSLLGLASKAKLAKDCFNALCQTISVSPTKPDLSIILDGLLSSNPFVRSTVLEALDNEFELESFMNYSPEVFISRFDSDASHREVADFIWEFNKFEVNEGLLSDLYYFFHQDDSGLRLFTARAFASAATYLEMENNGSLTKQVSTLMDYYREKAKPLEPILDEFGLVVVSASERKDPWQERSTSALILKEVAIKLPKEDTYVYDIIKFLIEDGPLEDREMLVRQEMKEAGIEIIDLHGSNHSEELIPLFEASLTSNITTTVRENVIILYGCLARHLQSNDERITTIINRLLATLDTPSSDVQQAIAECISPLVFQFRKKVEAYLSTLMEKLLTPTVPLEVRKGAAWGVAGLVKGYGISALSEFDIIRNLIEAAEDKKEANRRESVAFAFEYLSRSLKEYFEPYVIEVLPTILKNLGDSIPEVREATAEATKAIMGYTTSYGITKLIPVAVSNLDDISWRTKRGSVQLLGNMAYLDPAQLSASLSSIVPQIVSVLNDSHKEVRKSADESLKRFGEVIRNPEIQKLVPTLIKAIGDPTKYTEEALDALIQTQFVHYIDGPSLALIIHVIHRGMHDRSANTKRKACKIVGNMAILVDTRDLIPYLQQLIEEVEVAMVDPVPNTRATAARALGALVERLGEDEFPDLIPRLLNTLSDESKSGDRLGSAQALAEVISGLGLSKLEELLPSILSGVANRRSYVREGFMPLLLYLPICFGAQFAPYINQIIQPILAGLADADENIRDTALKAGKLIVKNFATKAIDLLLPELEKGMFDENERIRLSSVQLSGELLFQVTGISSKNEFSEEAEHHVEFSNTMVEVLGQERRDRILSALFVCRNDTSGIVRANTVDIWKALVPNTPRAVKEILPTLTTMIVANLASSSTVLRNIAAQTLGDLVRRVGGNALSQLLPTLDESLKGSSSSDSRQGVCIALHELIESASQDSLAEFQNIIVNIIRKTLVDSDETVRQAAALSFDSYQSIVGKTAVDEIIPYLLHMLESSENSEHALLGLEDIMSTKSDVIFPILIPSLLSPPIDSFRASALGSLAAVAGSALYKRLPVIINSLVNSMITDDSEERTAALELALDKVFLSVTEEAGLHPLLQQIMSLLKSDDHKKRVVILERLPTFFDNTVLEFDLYVPDFVSHAILSLDDKDSRIVKANYEALATLIKKQDKATLERLVKTAKDTLHLVGTQGEDLAAFTLPKGPNCVLPIFLHGLMYGSSDEREAAALGIADVVSKTPAANLKPFVSAITGPLIRVVGERFNSDIKAAILFALNILFVKIPQFLRPFIPQLQRTFVKSLSDASNETLRLRAAKALGTLIEYQPRVDPLVTELVAGAKQTTDEGVKTAMLKALLEVVAKAGSKLNENSKTSIVNLVEEEMLSSNDKLAIAYAKLIGSLAEILSNEEAMKILREKVLNVTLDGDSGKFSILTLNSFLKDAPQHVLASELRDSFISYIVDAIDSPDRYFSENAVIAAGKVLLLQNEIKSPYSKIESEGKFEIGEDNIKQLIETLSRSMVRPNCNSTDTRRLSLVVVRTAARFKFDECVKPYYDLLGLSIFSCLRDPVIPIKLAAEKAYLAVFNLVEDSEMAKFNAWFNALSEKNTSNSLENVVGDVIQLRSVGDYTKRVGKRLASVERERIAAGGDAEAMFSDRFEDEREIWAVGGVELSDEQL, translated from the coding sequence ATGGcttcaaatatatcatGGGAGGAGCTTTCTCCTCAAATGAGAGTTCGTTGTAATGACTCTCTAGTATCTAGAAGGGttccatttttgaaagatttgcAGCAATTAATTATATCTCACTCATTAGAGCCTCAACAACtcgatgaaatttcatctaTATTATTGGAAACACATAtgatttattttgattccAAATCTAAAGGAATAGTTGcttccatttttgaaaatttgctTACAGTTAAGCCAGAATTATTAACGCAATACACGAGTTATATCATGAACCTAGTATCAAAAAATCCAGGCTCTAAAGCTATTGTTGGTTACATGAATTTATTAGAATGGGTTAATAACTTCCTAGAAATTTCTTCCCGTGAAAGGGCCCAATTTGAATCCAACGTATGTCATCTTCTACAAGCTCACTCTTACATCACTGCAAGTATAGAATTGGCGCTTAATAATCAGGAAAGTTCGAAACcatcaattaaagaaagaaaccAACATAGAAATAGAATGCGTTGTAGCGCTCTGCAATTGACAACGAAATCACTTGTAAAAtgcttcaaaaataaagaaaattctgTTTTGTACGTTAATCTTTTATCTAAAATCATCTCACAGGAATATactaatttgaaattaccTTCTTCTGGTGTCATTCTTCTGATGAGTGCTATAAGCCAGGCGACTTCGCAGCTTCTACCTTCTCAACCAGCATTATACAATGACTTGAAGACCAACTACATTGATACATACTGTGAATATATTGGTAAAGAAGTAATCTTGGGAAAAACTGTCCCAACTGCATTTTGCTTGGAAGTATTTCTGGCACCATTCTTGAAGGAATATGTGGATGACGAGCTTTTCAGAAAACACTTTTTACCTTCCATAGAAAAAGCAAATTTGAGGTCTTCTGAAATTGGGTTCACCATCTGCTCTGAATTTTTCTCAGCTATAGATAATACAAAGGTTGATTTGTTAGAAATTTTTACGTCATCAAAAATCATGACGCAGTGTTTCTCCACATTTAAAAGTTCAAAAGATACCACCAGGAACATAGGTTTAACAGCAATTTTAGCTTTACTATCTTCCGCATCGAAAAAGTCCACCgattcaaattctttgaactTGTTAGTTGacgaaatttttaaaaatgttAAAGTCAACCTAAATGCAGAATATAAAACTCTTTCCGCAAAGATTTTGAGAAAGATACcctcttcttctaaagaAACATCCTTGAAGATAGTTAAAGGCTTAAGTCcttatatttcaaaagagtCGAATGAGGTCGCGATAAGTTATATGTTGGATGCATTTTTCAAACACTACTTTAGTCTTGAAAGTCACGATGAAAATGTAGACAAAATAATTGCAAATGGATTCAAAGATAAGAAAGCTATCATCAAAAGGACCTGGTTCTCTTCATTCCTACATAACTACTCTTTCCAAAAACAAGAAtgttcttcattatttcaGGAAGAATGTTTAGAATTTATTAAGGAAGCATTGTCAGGCTCTCAGAGAAATGACCATTATGTCCTATTGGCATGTTTAAGTTACATTGATTACGTCTGGTCTTTTGGCTCTGCTGAATCCTATACGAATATATTGGACCTTGTAAAGTCACTTCCACATGACTCCACTTTCGGTGATGCCTTTGTTCTCACCTCTCTCTCAACTTCTTTGGAAATGAGTGATCGTCTTCGCGCGGTAGATCTGTTAAAGGAGTGCTTCATAAAGGAGCCCGGATTTATAGGTAACGCTGTAATTGGATCACTTGAGAAAGTTATCAACTCAAATGACAACATTGCACTTGAAAACATCGCTATTAAATTCAGTACGCAAGTCTTAAATGCCATTTCTCAGTCAATTGATGACGTGTCAATTTTGAGGAAAGTACTTGTAgaggaaattttgatttctcAAAGCAAGCAGTTCAACCTAAAAAATGGTTGGGCTGGATTAGTACTATGTGCAGGTCAGGACCCCTCGAATATCGTTGAAGAATATGCtgacaaaattatttataaaaTGGTCACTGTGGCTCAAAATGCAGCACAGGAAAATTCTGCCCTGTATGTGTGTGCCTTAAAAGCATTAGCTTACGTTGCTTTCATCAATCCATCTGTTGTATCACCTATATTAAGTGAAtctataaaaataaatctaaattcagatgaattgaataagTTAACTAGCCAAGATTTCGATATATGGAAAGGTGATGAAGGTGTATTGGTTGTTGACATTTTAGAGAAGAAATCTGTCAATAAACTCAGTGATAAGAATACAAAAGATTACGAAACCCTAAAATGGGAACAAAGTATAAGAAAGGAGCAGGCCAAAAAGAATGTTAAGAGATATACCAAGGATGAGcaagaaattatcaataatcAGTTAGCTGTTGAATCTAAAGTTAGAAATACCATCAATAAGCTCTACAATCGTCTACTTCAGACAATTGaaacaataaattatctCGTAGATGATGCACTTTTGGTGGATAACGGCTCTAGTTTTTGGTTTCCTATTGCGGTTTCAAAACTATTGGCTCTTgccaaagagaaaaatgcTCCATTATTACTAAAACATAGGGTTAGTGATGCATTCTTAAAACTTTCTAAAGTTAGCTCTGATAGACTTGGCGCAtatagatttttcattggGTTGGCTACTCTACGTGTTCACCAAATTTCGGCAATtccagaaaattttattgaagagCCTTTATCTGATTTATTATCGAGAGTTTTATTCAGAATTAAATTCGTGTCTCAACAGACCTCCCTAAATTCATTAACTTTAACTTATCTGCTGCCATTGCTTATTAGTGTATTAGAAGAAGGTAAGAAAGTTGCAATCAAAAATTCCGAGAAGCACGTAGCAAGAACGGAGTTTGTTGAGGAAGATAAGGAGGAAGAACATCTCTTATTAGCAATGGAAATACTTGCTGCGCATGCTGAAGTATTTGAGGATCCATCGATCCCAAGAGTGCCAATTTTGGGTGTCCTCTTATCTTTATTAGGATTAGCTTCCAAAGCAAAACTTGCGAAGGATTGTTTTAACGCCTTATGTCAAACTATCTCTGTATCACCAACTAAACCTGATTTGAGTATTATTTTAGACGGCTTATTATCCTCAAATCCATTCGTTCGCTCAACTGTCTTAGAAGCCCTTGATAATGAGTTTGAATTAGAATCTTTCATGAACTACTCACCAGAGGTCTTTATATCTAGGTTCGATTCTGATGCATCACATCGTGAGGTGGCAGATTTCATATGGGAATTTAACAAGTTTGAAGTGAATGAAGGGTTGTTATCCGATTTATACTACTTTTTCCATCAAGACGATAGCGGTTTACGTCTATTTACAGCAAGGGCATTTGCATCTGCTGCAACATATCtagaaatggaaaataatGGATCTTTAACTAAGCAAGTTAGTACCTTGATGGACTATTATAGAGAAAAGGCAAAACCTTTGGAACCAATATTGGATGAGTTTGGCCTTGTTGTCGTTTCAGCTTCGGAACGTAAGGATCCATGGCAAGAAAGAAGTACATCTGCTCTTATATTGAAGGAAGTAGCCATTAAGTTGCCTAAAGAAGACACTTACGTTTACGACATAATCAAGTTTTTGATTGAGGACGGACCTTTAGAGGATAGAGAAATGTTAGTTAGACAAGAGATGAAAGAAGCAGgtattgaaataattgatttgCATGGGTCTAACCATTCTGAGGAATTAATTCCACTATTTGAAGCTTCCTTGACCTCCAACATCACTACTACTGTAAGGGAAAATGTTATTATCCTGTATGGCTGTCTCGCCAGACACTTACAGTCCAATGATGAAAGAATAACTACCATCATTAACAGATTATTAGCCACCTTAGATACGCCCTCTTCTGACGTTCAGCAAGCAATAGCAGAATGCATTTCTCCTCTCGTTTTCCAGTTCAGAAAAAAGGTTGAAGCATATTTATCAACTTTAATGGAGAAGCTGTTGACTCCAACAGTACCACTGGAAGTCAGAAAAGGCGCCGCCTGGGGTGTAGCAGGCCTTGTAAAAGGTTATGGTATTTCAGCTTTGTCTGAGTTTGACATtataagaaatttaattgaGGCTGCGGAAGataaaaaagaagcaaATCGCCGTGAATCCGTGGCCTTTGCATTCGaatatctttcaagatCTTTGAAAGAGTATTTCGAGCCTTATGTGATTGAAGTTTTACCAACCATTCTAAAGAATCTTGGTGATTCCATTCCCGAGGTTCGTGAAGCTACTGCCGAAGCAACAAAAGCTATTATGGGTTATACAACTAGTTATGGTATTACTAAATTAATTCCTGTTGCAGTTTCCAACTTAGACGATATTTCTTGGAGAACCAAGAGAGGATCTGTGCAGCTACTGGGTAATATGGCATATCTTGACCCTGCTCAATTATCGGCATCTCTGTCAAGCATTGTACCTCAAATTGTTAGTGTACTAAACGACTCTCATAAGGAAGTTAGAAAGTCTGCTGACGAATCCTTAAAACGTTTCGGTGAGGTTATTAGGAACCCAGAAATCCAGAAGCTTGTTCCTACTCTTATCAAGGCAATTGGTGATCCTACTAAATACACTGAGGAAGCATTAGATGCCTTGATTCAGACTCAATTTGTCCATTATATCGATGGGCCATCTCTTGCTTTAATCATCCATGTTATCCATCGTGGTATGCATGATAGGTCAGCAAACACCAAAAGAAAGGCATGTAAGATTGTCGGTAATATGGCAATTCTAGTAGACACAAGAGATTTGATTCCATATTTACAACAATTGATCGAAGAGGTTGAAGTAGCCATGGTTGATCCAGTTCCAAATACAAGAGCTACAGCAGCTCGTGCTTTAGGTGCGTTGGTTGAACGGTTAGGTGAGGATGAATTCCCTGACTTAATTCCGCGTTTATTAAATACCCTAAGTGACGAATCTAAATCAGGCGATCGCCTCGGTTCTGCTCAGGCATTGGCCGAAGTTATTAGTGGTCTTGGTTTATCCAAATTAGAAGAACTATTgccttcaattttatctgGTGTCGCCAACCGCCGCTCATATGTGAGGGAAGGTTTTATGCCATTATTGCTGTACCTACCAATTTGTTTCGGTGCTCAATTTGCTCCCtatatcaatcaaattattcaacCAATCCTTGCAGGTCTTGCTGATGCAGATGAGAATATACGTGATACTGCATTGAAGGCAGGTAAGCTAATCGTTAAGAATTTTGCAACAAAGGccattgatttattattacctGAGTTAGAAAAGGGCAtgtttgatgaaaatgaacgTATTCGTCTCTCTTCTGTTCAACTATCGGGTGAACTTCTATTCCAAGTTACAGGTATTTCATCCAAGAACGAATTTTCAGAAGAGGCTGAGCATCACGttgaattttctaataCAATGGTCGAAGTATTGGGTCAAGAGCGTCGCGATAGAATTCTTTCTGCTCTGTTTGTTTGTAGAAATGATACCTCAGGTATTGTTCGTGCAAACACAGTAGATATATGGAAGGCCCTTGTTCCTAACACCCCGCGGGCTGTTAAGGAGATCCTACCTACATTGACGACAATGATTGTTGCAAATTTGGCTTCTTCATCCACCGTCTTGAGAAATATTGCTGCCCAAACTTTAGGTGATTTAGTTCGTCGTGTAGGTGGTAATGCCTTATCTCAATTATTACCAACACTGGATGAATCTTTAAAGGGGTCTTCAAGTTCCGACTCCAGACAAGGTGTTTGTATTGCCCTACATGAGTTGATTGAATCAGCTTCACAAGACTCTTTAGCtgaattccaaaatattatcGTTAACATCATTCGTAAGACATTGGTTGACAGTGACGAAACTGTCAGACAGGCAGCCGCCTTATCATTTGATTCATATCAAAGCATTGTCGGAAAGACTGctgttgatgaaattataCCATACTTGTTACATATGCTAGAGTCATCTGAGAATTCAGAACACGCTCTGTTAGGTTTGGAAGACATCATGTCCACGAAATCCGATGTTATTTTCCCTATTTTGATTCCATCACTCTTATCTCCACCAATTGACTCATTTAGAGCATCTGCTTTAGGTTCTTTAGCTGCAGTCGCTGGATCTGCCTTATACAAACGTTTACCGGTCATTATTAACTCACTAGTTAATTCCATGATAACTGACGATTCTGAAGAGCGTACAGCGGCATTAGAACTTGCACTTGACAAAGTTTTCTTATCGGTTACTGAAGAGGCAGGTTTACATCCTCTACTACAACAAATCATGTCATTATTGAAGAGTGATGATCACAAAAAGCGTGTTGTTATTTTGGAGCGTCTGCCAACATTCTTTGATAATACGGTTTTAGAATTTGATCTTTATGTACCAGACTTTGTTTCGCATGCCATTTTATCGTTAGACGACAAGGATTCAAGAATTGTTAAGGCAAACTATGAAGCTCTAGCTACACTAATTAAAAAGCAAGACAAAGCCACGCTTGAAAGATTAGTAAAAACTGCTAAGGACACATTACATTTGGTTGGTACACAAGGTGAAGATTTGGCTGCTTTCACTCTACCAAAGGGTCCAAATTGTGTCCTACCTATCTTCTTGCATGGATTAATGTATGGTTCAAGTGATGAGCGTGAAGCTGCAGCATTAGGTATTGCTGATGTTGTTTCTAAGACGCCTGCTGCTAACTTGAAACCTTTTGTTAGTGCCATTACAGGTCCATTGATTCGTGTCGTTGGTGAAAGATTTAACAGTGATATTAAGGCTGCCATCTTGTTTGCATTGAATATCTTATTTGTTAAGATTCCACAATTTTTAAGGCCTTTCATTCCTCAATTGCAAAGAACATTTGTGAAATCTTTGTCTGACGCCTCTAATGAAACTTTACGTTTACGTGCAGCAAAGGCGCTTGGCACATTAATTGAATATCAACCACGTGTTGACCCGCTTGTTACTGAGTTAGTTGCTGGCGCTAAACAAACTACAGATGAAGGTGTTAAGACCGCCATGTTGAAAGCACTATTGGAAGTAGTTGCAAAGGCTGGTTCCAAACTAAAcgaaaattcaaagaccTCAATAGTCAATCTTGTTGAGGAAGAAATGCTCTCAAGTAATGACAAGTTGGCCATTGCATATGCAAAACTAATTGGATCTTTAgcagaaattttatcaaacGAAGAAGCtatgaagattttgagAGAAAAAGTTTTAAACGTAACATTAGATGGTGATTCAGGTAAATTTAGTATATTaactttgaattctttcCTGAAGGATGCGCCACAACACGTTTTAGCATCGGAATTGAGAGATAGTTTTATTTCTTATATTGTAGATGCCATAGATTCACCAGATCGTTATTTCAGTGAAAATGCTGTTATCGCCGCTGGTAAAGTCTTATTGTtgcaaaatgaaattaaatctCCATATTCCAAGATTGAATCTGAAGGTAAATTCGAGATTGGCGAAGATAATATCAAACAATTAATTGAAACTCTATCAAGAAGTATGGTTAGACCAAATTGTAATTCGACAGATACGAGAAGATTGTCATTAGTTGTCGTTAGAACAGCAGCAAGATTCAAGTTTGACGAATGTGTCAAACCGTACTATGATTTGTTAGGTTTATCGATATTTTCTTGTCTACGTGATCCAGTTATTCCAATCAAGTTAGCAGCAGAGAAGGCGTACTTAGCTGTTTTCAACTTAGTGGAAGATTCTGAGATGGCTAAATTCAACGCGTGGTTCAATGCACTATCAGAAAAGAACACATCAAACAGCTTAGAAAATGTTGTTGGAGATGTAATCCAATTAAGATCCGTTGGTGATTACACTAAGCGTGTTGGTAAGAGATTAGCAAGCGTTGAAAGGGAAAGAATTGCCGCTGGTGGTGATGCGGAAGCGATGTTCAGTGAcagatttgaagatgaaagagaaatatGGGCAGTTGGGGGAGTCGAACTAAGTGATGAACAACTTTAA
- the KAFR0C02910 gene encoding uncharacterized protein (similar to Saccharomyces cerevisiae YGL194C-A; ancestral locus Anc_8.154), producing the protein MNSRTARHLKFVASALFVVLVLNLLYKIIAKYLLHLIIRFVFHFPGKDNDLWWQRYGIVEKIVWSIIDYAENTSH; encoded by the coding sequence ATGAATTCTAGAACAGCTCGCCATTTGAAATTCGTTGCTAGTGCACTTTTCGTTGTATTAGTTCTGAatcttttatataaaataatcGCTAAATATTTATTGCACCTTATAATCCGTTTCGTGTTTCATTTCCCAGGtaaagataatgatttGTGGTGGCAACGTTATGGCATAGTTGAGAAAATTGTCTGGTCCATTATAGATTATGCAGAGAATACATctcattaa
- the HOS2 gene encoding histone deacetylase HOS2 (similar to Saccharomyces cerevisiae HOS2 (YGL194C); ancestral locus Anc_8.153), with amino-acid sequence MSRTLTYDRHTEENKPQFERVFGSSYTPRVSYHFNPKVSNYHYGVNHPMKPFRLMLTDHLVSSYGLHKIMDLYETREATKEEMSQFHSSDYLDFLEKISPDTLNKIPRGTLEKFNIGSDCPIFENIYDYSTLYTGASLDASRKLINGQSEIAINWSGGLHHAKKNNPSGFCYINDIVLSILNLLRYHPRVLYIDIDLHHGDGVQEAFYTTDRVFTISFHKYNGEFFPGTGNYDEIGCSGGKHFAMNVPLNDGIDDDSYIKLFKSIIDPLITSYQPTVIIQQCGADSLGHDRLGCFNLNIKAHGECVKFVSSFGIPMLVVGGGGYTPRNVSRLWAYETGILNNVLLPKELPEELPFRENFGPDYSLYPTLDDLYENKNSKRHLEDLRIRSLEQIRFLQGAPSVRMDSELIPTEDISGLTQEEEEAINELNEEGKFDAWRLNKIERENAQLGEFI; translated from the coding sequence ATGTCGAGGACTTTGACGTACGATAGACATACTGAAGAGAACAAACCACAGTTTGAGCGCGTTTTTGGCTCGAGCTATACGCCGAGAGTGTCGTACCATTTCAATCCAAAGGTGTCGAATTACCATTATGGTGTGAATCATCCCATGAAACCGTTCAGATTGATGCTGACAGATCATTTGGTATCGTCCTATGGTTTGCACAAGATCATGGATCTGTATGAGACAAGAGAAGctacaaaagaagaaatgtcacaatttcattcatcTGATTATCTTGATTTTCTAGAGAAAATTAGTCCAGATACTTTGAATAAGATACCAAGAGGTACgttagaaaaatttaatatagGTTCAGATTGTCCCATTTTCGAAAATATTTACGATTATTCTACTTTATACACAGGTGCATCTCTCGATGCATCTCGCAAGTTAATTAATGGTCAATCTGAAATCGCAATAAATTGGTCAGGTGGACTACATCatgcaaagaaaaataatcCTTCAGGGTTCTGTTACATTAACGATATTGTATTATCAATCTTAAATTTGTTACGTTATCATCCAAGAGTACTTTATATCGACATTGACTTACATCATGGTGATGGTGTCCAAGAAGCATTTTACACCACAGATCGAGTCTTTACTATATCATTTCATAAGTATAATGGTGAGTTTTTCCCCGGTACGGGGAattatgatgaaattgGTTGTTCTGGAGGGAAACATTTCGCAATGAATGTACCTTTAAATGATGGTATTGATGACGATTCTTATATCAAACTATTTAAATCCATTATAGATCCATTAATCACTTCATATCAACCAACTGTAATCATACAACAATGTGGTGCAGATTCCTTAGGTCATGATAGACTAGGATGTTTCAACCTGAATATAAAAGCTCATGGTGAATGTGTAAAATTTGTTAGCTCCTTTGGCATCCCAATGTTAGTTGTAGGAGGCGGTGGTTACACTCCAAGAAATGTTTCTAGACTATGGGCCTATGAAACTGGTATACTCAACAACGTCTTGCTACCAAAGGAATTGCCTGAAGAATTGCCATTTAGAGAAAACTTTGGACCAGATTATTCATTATATCCAACTTTAGATGATCTGTacgaaaataaaaatagtAAAAGACATTTGGAAGATCTTAGAATACGAAGTCTTGAACAAATCAGATTTTTACAAGGTGCCCCAAGTGTTAGAATGGATAGTGAATTAATTCCAACGGAGGATATCTCTGGACTAAcacaagaagaagaggaagctATTAACGAACTGAATGAAGAGGGGAAATTCGATGCTTGGagattgaataaaattgagAGAGAAAATGCGCAACTCGGTGAGTTCATTTGA